The following is a genomic window from Thalassophryne amazonica chromosome 14, fThaAma1.1, whole genome shotgun sequence.
tggtGCTCACGCCGCTATCACCCTATCAAACACCATGTCGCTCGCTTGCTGTAATCCATCTTCTGCAAAACAATTCATTTGTCCTCTCCTTTCCTTCCTCGTGACAGAAAGCAACGAAGGCTCCACAGGCTGCAGGGAACATCCACGCAGACTTTCAGAAGGGCTTTAATATGGCGGAAGTAATGAAATTCCAGGATTTTAAAGAGGAAGGCAGTGAGAGCGCTGTCAAGGTGAGCAGTCAGGGTGCCAGAGGAGATGAGGGGAAGTCTCCTGTGATCAGCAGAGCTGACAGTCGCCACACAGCTCCAACTGCAAACTGCTCTTCACCTTTACTCAGGGGAAGAAATTACTGCACACACTCCAGCTCCACTCCTGACAAGCCGGCTGATTTGGGCTCTAAACACGACCATTCTGCTCCAGCTGTGCATATCTTTATCACAATGTGTCTTAACTGGCTCGTGGCACTTCTTGCTCTGAGGTAGCACTCGTTCACCCCTCCAGGCGTCTATCAGATCTATAGAGGCCGCTGTTAGCTTCCAGCTCTCTGTTGCCAAATTCCCGCTAAGCCGCCGTACCAGGCGTGAGACGGTGATAAAAAGAGGCAAGTTAAATACAGTGTGAAATTCCTTCAATAAGGCCCGTGTTACGGATGGGGAGCACTGAAATATGACTTGCATATCTCTATTTTTGTGCCAGCTGGTGTTTGTTTTGGCCTTTAATCGGGGCCGTGTGGTGTTCCCGTGCACGCGCTTGTCAAATGTGAAGACAATGACTGGACGTGTGCAGGTGTCACCTCCATTAAGTAGGTAATGTCTTCACTCTAAAAAAGAATCACCGGCTCAACTTTAAGAATTAACTGGAACAACTTATGTGCAGGATCTTTATCACTCAGTCATTGCTGAGTAAATGCTATGAAACGTTTAAAGGAAGACTAACTCAAGTCTAGTGAAGAATTTAGTTAAGTAGTTTAGTACActtgatttgctttgtcctcaACAAGGTTAATGaatttgaaccaacttaattaaAAAGTTTTAGCGCTGTTAAATAGTCAAATGATTTAATTTgttattgactttttttttttattttacttacatTCAACTCAGAAATGTACATGCAAATTGCTactttgattttctttttttaggaTTAGTAACTTTTTGCAATTAAATCAGAATAAATTACATGTAACAATTCCAGTTTTATGATGAAAGTGTTTATTTTAAAAACCATTGTCCACTTCTGTCCAATGTTTGTAACAATGTCTTGTAATAAGTTATCAATTATAAAACATTTTCACCTGCATATTTTATGACGTGTCGTCATAACgtgcatattttatgatgtgtCATCAACTtggttttttccccttttttatgcTGAAAAATGCTCTTCAGTTTAAACTACACACACTAACCTCAAGAGACATTTTTTAGAGTGTTTAATTGTTAGAAGAATCATTCAAAAATTACCAGCTGATTACCACTAAATCTGGTGGAGAGGTAGGAATGACCCAGACACGACTCCACTGACTTCTGGGTTTGGGTAAAGCGGTCAATCTGGGATGTTCATTGgagaaaaaaatttaattaaattaaaatatgattaaaaaatTAATCATATTTTCATCCTCTTAGAATAAGCCATGCTtatactgaaaaacaaaaatacttGAACCAACTGAATTGAATTGTCAACTGgtgacacctgaatgaattaagttctttgaaattcAGTTAATAAATTAGATTTACATATGTTTAATCTAATTTATTAACTgaatttcaaagaacttaattcatttaggtgttaccaattgaaacaattcaattaagttgtttctttttcagtgtaactacaTGGAaatgggccccctcatggaggcatgTTACCCCTATGttgcatgttgatacagtagcccaaaaaggaCATATTTAAAAACTGCATTTTGCAAGGCAGCTGAAGACGGAAGAATAaataagaggaatcagtggttgctcccctatacacaagtttgagaaccctcatttttgtgaaaaggAGCATCAaatataagactttattgatctcacagtggagaaattcacatgttacgtcagctcttaaaaacacacaagatgggtgtgagtagaggaaaatgtgcatcaaacagcgtgtgcaaggataagcgataataatacttgtaacaatataagaaaatgagatataaatagaatagaatatatatatatatatatatatatatatatgtgtgtgtgtgtgtgtgtgttgcttatCACACGAGAAGGCAACTCAACATGAATCCCCATCGCCAAAGAAGTGAACAcatgaagagaaacaaaattgtgactggTAATGGTATAATGCAATCTACAACCTCACCACTAAATGACACTaaaacacactgtagctttaatgtacaacccctggcaataattatggaatcactggcctcagaggatgttcattcagttgtttaattttgtagaaaaaaagcagatcacagacatgacacaaaactaaagtcatttcaaatggcaactttctggctttaagaaacactataagaaatcaggaaaaaaaattgtggcagtcagtaacggttacttttttagaccaagcagagggaaaaaaatatggactcactcaattctgaggaataaattatggaatcaccctgtaaatttttatccccaaaactaacacctgcatcaaatcagatctgcttgttagtctgcatctaaaaaggagtgatcacaccttggagagctgttgcaccaagtggactgacatgaatcatggctccaacacaagagatgtcaattaaaagagggtaaatcatcacgcaatgttgcaaaagatgttggttgttcacatgtagtcagctgtgtctaaactctggaccaaatacaaacaacatgggaaggttgttaaaggcaaacatactggtagaccaaagaagacatcaaagcatcaagacagaaaacttaaagcaatatgtctcaaaaatcgaaaatgcacaacaaaacaaatgaggaacaaatgggaggaaaccggagtcaacgtctgtgaccgaactgtaagaaaccgcctaaaggaaatgggatttacatacagaaaagctaaacaaaagccatcattaacacttaaacagaaaaaaacaaggttacagtgggctaaggaaaagcaatcgtggactgtggatgactggatgaaagtcatattcagtgacgaatctcgaatctgcattgggcaaggtgatgatgctggaacttttgtttggtgccgttccagtgagatttataaagatgactgcctgaagagaacatgtaaatttccacagtcattgatgatatggggctgcatgtcaggtaaaggcactggggagatggctgtccttacatcatcaataaatgcacaggtttacgttgatattttggacacttttcttatcccatcaattgaaaggatgtttggggatgatgaaatcatttttcaagatgataatgcatcttgccgtagaccaaaaactgtgaaaacattccttgtaaaaagacacatagggtcaatgtcatggcctgcaaatagtccggatcttaatccaattgaaaatctttggtggaagttgaagaaaatggtccatgacaaggctccaacctgcaaagctgatctggcaacagcaatcagagaaagttggagccagattgatgaagagtactgtttgtcactcattaagtccatgcctcagagactgcaagctgttataaaagccagaggtggtgcaacaaaatactagtgatgtgttggagcgttcttttgtttttcatgattccataattttttcctcagaactgagtgattccgtatttttttccctctgcttggtctaaaaaagtaaccgttactgactgccacaattttttttcctgatttcttatagtgtttcttaaagccagaaagttgccatttgaaatgactttagttttgtgtcatgtctgtgatctgctttttttctacaaaattaaacaactgaatgaacatcctccgaggccggtgattccataatt
Proteins encoded in this region:
- the LOC117524207 gene encoding obg-like ATPase 1 isoform X2 → MRIRVALKRILVLSADTVTCGLLSRIIKSGYAVLQLKYFFTARAEEVRAWAIRKATKAPQAAGNIHADFQKGFNMAEVMKFQDFKEEGSESAVKVSSQGARGDEGKSPVISRADSRHTAPTANCSSPLLRGRNYCTHSSSTPDKPADLGSKHDHSAPAVHIFITMCLNWLVALLALR
- the LOC117524207 gene encoding obg-like ATPase 1 isoform X1, with the protein product MKAECPFQMNAMISPVNSTNLPGLLSRIIKSGYAVLQLKYFFTARAEEVRAWAIRKATKAPQAAGNIHADFQKGFNMAEVMKFQDFKEEGSESAVKVSSQGARGDEGKSPVISRADSRHTAPTANCSSPLLRGRNYCTHSSSTPDKPADLGSKHDHSAPAVHIFITMCLNWLVALLALR